The following proteins come from a genomic window of Triticum urartu cultivar G1812 unplaced genomic scaffold, Tu2.1 TuUngrouped_contig_10345, whole genome shotgun sequence:
- the LOC125526512 gene encoding uncharacterized protein LOC125526512 isoform X2, protein MASDGSSWSETGTRKHKLGRLYPLDFQDKQAEKQTQSVEARGQHTYASKKEEAAANAKRWLSEEAMVAFRRYIESKDELKGLDYEFDELVHQCFHVEHYLKTFYHFNFTVKTKKPGSADWTSAMYFAQVKLICMIKRYVCYPLEQDQYGECYACENHGMGELRHPLEGIYDMGREDIQFPFYYQDSDSDEFDATTGGSESSDEDMS, encoded by the exons ATGGCCAGCGACGGATCCTCTTGGAGTGAAACTGGAACTCG GAAGCATAAACTTGGAAGATTGTATCCACTCGATTTTCAAG ATAAACAAGCTGAAAAACAAACACAATCAGTTGAAGCGCGAGGGCAACATACTTATGCTTCTAAAAAGGAAGAAGCTGCTGCAAATGCGAAACGATGGCTGAGCGAGGAGGCGATGGTGGCTTTCAGAAGATACATTGAGAGCAAAGATGAACTTAAG GGACTTGATTATGAATTTGACGAGCTTGTCCATCAATGTTTCCATGTGGAGCATTATTTGAAGACGTTTTATCACTTCAACTTTACTGTCAAGACAAAGAAGCCTGGCTCAGCTGATTGGACATCGGCTATGTACTTCGCTCAGGTCAAATTGATATGCATGATAAAACGCTATGTCTGTTATCCTTTGGAGCAAGATCAATATG GTGAATGTTATGCATGTGAGAACCACGGAATGGGTGAATTGAGGCACCCATTAGAAGGGATATACGATATGGGCAGGGAAGATATACAGTTTCCCTTCTATTATCAGGACAGTGACTCTGATGAATTCGATGCAACAACGGGAGGGAGTGAATCCTCTGATGAGGATATGAGCTGA
- the LOC125526512 gene encoding uncharacterized protein LOC125526512 isoform X1: MASDGSSWSETGTRKHKLGRLYPLDFQGSIEFARKQDQERAQLFQARGYWPLDYQANTRYADKQAEKQTQSVEARGQHTYASKKEEAAANAKRWLSEEAMVAFRRYIESKDELKGLDYEFDELVHQCFHVEHYLKTFYHFNFTVKTKKPGSADWTSAMYFAQVKLICMIKRYVCYPLEQDQYGECYACENHGMGELRHPLEGIYDMGREDIQFPFYYQDSDSDEFDATTGGSESSDEDMS; this comes from the exons ATGGCCAGCGACGGATCCTCTTGGAGTGAAACTGGAACTCG GAAGCATAAACTTGGAAGATTGTATCCACTCGATTTTCAAGGTAGTATAGAATTTGCAAGAAAACAAGATCAAGAACGAGCTCAACTATTCCAAGCACGAGGATATTGGCCACTTGACTATCAAGCTAATACACGATATGCAGATAAACAAGCTGAAAAACAAACACAATCAGTTGAAGCGCGAGGGCAACATACTTATGCTTCTAAAAAGGAAGAAGCTGCTGCAAATGCGAAACGATGGCTGAGCGAGGAGGCGATGGTGGCTTTCAGAAGATACATTGAGAGCAAAGATGAACTTAAG GGACTTGATTATGAATTTGACGAGCTTGTCCATCAATGTTTCCATGTGGAGCATTATTTGAAGACGTTTTATCACTTCAACTTTACTGTCAAGACAAAGAAGCCTGGCTCAGCTGATTGGACATCGGCTATGTACTTCGCTCAGGTCAAATTGATATGCATGATAAAACGCTATGTCTGTTATCCTTTGGAGCAAGATCAATATG GTGAATGTTATGCATGTGAGAACCACGGAATGGGTGAATTGAGGCACCCATTAGAAGGGATATACGATATGGGCAGGGAAGATATACAGTTTCCCTTCTATTATCAGGACAGTGACTCTGATGAATTCGATGCAACAACGGGAGGGAGTGAATCCTCTGATGAGGATATGAGCTGA
- the LOC125526511 gene encoding pre-rRNA-processing protein TSR1 homolog, producing MHILYNVSEFPDEVETPLDVPARKRFAKYRGLKSFRTSSWDPKESLPPEYARIFAFDKFTRTQKHVLAKRAELDEESSKDCARIGSYVMLHVKNVPTDVASKLCHPSRRLPVVVSGLLQHESKISVLHFSIKKHDSYEAPIRSKEPLIFNVGFRQFTARPLFSSDNINCNKHKMERFLHHGRFSIASVYAPISFPPVPLIVLKNIDGQQPVIAAVGTLKSVDPDQIILKKIVLTGYPQRVSKLKAMVRYMFHHPEDVRWFKPVELWTKHGKRGRIKETVGTHGSMKCIFNSSVQQHDTVCMSLFKRAFPKWPEQFYLQI from the exons ATGCATATCTTATATAATGTTTCAGAATTTCCTGATGAGGTGGAGACACCCTTAGATGTCCCGGCAAGAAAACgtttcgcaaaatacagaggtCTAAAATCATTTAGGACATCATCCTGGGATCCTAAG GAATCTTTGCCACCTGAATATGCAAGAATATTTGCATTCGATAAGTTTACACGAACACAAAAGCACGTGCTTGCTAAAAGGGCTGAGCTAGATGAAGAAAGCTCAAAGGATTGTGCCCGAATAGGATCATATGTTATGCTTCACGTGAAAAATGTTCCTACAGATGTTGCCTCCAAACTTTGTCATCCATCAAGAAGATTACCTGTGGTTGTTTCTGGTCTTCTTCAACATGAGTCGAAAATTTCAGTTCTTCATTTCAG CATAAAAAAGCATGACTCCTATGAAGCTCCTATCAGAAGTAAGGAACCTCTTATTTTCAATGTTGGATTCCGGCAGTTTACGGCAAG GCCACTATTTTCATCTGACAACATCAATTGCAATAAGCATAAGATGGAGAGATTTTTACATCATGGGCGATTTTCTATTGCTTCCGTCTATGCTCCAATTTCCTTTCCACCCGTTCCTCTGATTGTTTTGAAGAACATAGATGGGCAACAACCTGTCATTGCTGCAGTAGGTACACTGAAAAGTGTGGATCCTGACCAGATTATTCTCAAAAAAATTGTTTTGACTGG GTATCCCCAGAGAGTCTCGAAACTCAAAGCAATGGTGCGGTACATGTTCCACCACCCAGAAGACGTCAGATGGTTCAAG CCTGTCGAGCTGTGGACGAAACATGGCAAACGCGGCCGGATCAAGGAGACTGTCGGCACTCACG GTTCCATGAAGTGCATATTCAACAGCAGCGTCCAGCAGCATGATACCGTGTGCATGAGTTTGTTCAAACGAGCTTTCCCCAAATGGCCAGAACAGTTCTATCTTCAGATATAA